The nucleotide sequence GTGTCCATCGTTCCACATACAAGTGATTTATTCCGACAATTACGAATTGACTTTTGCTGCGGAGGTAAAATTTCATTAGCAGAAGCTGCGCAAATGCGACAACTTGACAGTGAGCAAGTGTTAGCCTCTGTACTGGATATTGCAGAAAAGAGTGAAGGAAATGCAGAAGTGGAGCCTACTTCTTATTCTCCGAAAAAATTGATTGAACATATTGAAAGCAAACATCATGCCTATTTGCGAGAAGAGTTTCAACAGCTGACACCATATGTAACCAAAGTTGCTCGTGTACATGGTGAGCGTCATCCGCATTTACTTCGTATTCAAGAAATCTATTCAAACTTGAAACACGATTTACTTGAACATACGGATGAGGAAGAACAAATTGTATTTCCATTGATTAATAAGTATGTAGACAACCCAAGTGAAGCAAATCGCTTTAA is from Bacillus tianshenii and encodes:
- the ric gene encoding iron-sulfur cluster repair di-iron protein, which encodes MREITLQTTVSEIVSIVPHTSDLFRQLRIDFCCGGKISLAEAAQMRQLDSEQVLASVLDIAEKSEGNAEVEPTSYSPKKLIEHIESKHHAYLREEFQQLTPYVTKVARVHGERHPHLLRIQEIYSNLKHDLLEHTDEEEQIVFPLINKYVDNPSEANRFNLLPYLTDLEQDHENAGDLLKELREITNDFEPPFDACGTYRLVYSRLAMLEKDTFEHIYLENHVLFDNVRKMVLS